Sequence from the Ancalomicrobiaceae bacterium S20 genome:
CCTTGGTCGAGACGATGATCGGGGCCTTGGTGCCGGAGGCCTTCAGGAGCCGATCGAACCAGCCCTCGAGGCCGAGGCCGTTGACGAAGACGACCTTGGCGCCGGCGATCGCCTTCGCGTCGGCCGGGGTCGGATTGTAGACGTGGGCGTCGCCGCCAGGGGCGACGAGCGTCTTCACGGCGACGCGGTCGCCGCCGACCTGAGCGACGAGGTCGCCGAGGATCGAGAAGGTGGCGACCACGGGCATGCGATCCGCGGCCAGCGCGGCGCGCGGCGCGGCGAAGCCGAGGAGGGCGGCGAGGCCGGCGGCGGCCAGGGCGTATCTGCGGGTCATCGTCATGAGATTTCCGTCCTTTGGGGAAGCGGGCCGAAACGCCCGGGTTCGGGTCTCTGCTATGCGGTCGATCGACGTTCAAAAACTCGCGAAGAAGCTCATCCGGGCCGGCGGTTGCCGGTCAGGCTGGTCGGGTTCGGTGCCGCGCCTCGCGGAGGGAGAGGCGCGGCGTCAGGCTTCCAGATGGCGGCGGCGTCCGAGATCGCGGGCAAGACCGCCCGCGCGTCCGAACACCAGGGAAATCATGTAGATCACGCCGGCGACCAGGATGATCGACGGGCCTGCGGGCAGGCTCTCGTGGTAGGAGACGATCAGCCCGCCGTAAGAGGAGGCGATGCCGAAGCCGGCGGCGACCACGCAGAGCGCGGTCAGGTCGGAGACCCAGAGCCGCGCGGCGGCGGCCGGCAGCATCATGATGCCGACGGCGAGCAGCGTGCCGAGCGCATGGAAACCGCCGACCAGGTTCAGCACCACCAGCGTCATGAACACGAGGTGCACCGCGGCGCCCGAGCGACTGACCGAACGCAGGAAGTTCGGGTCGATGCAGTCCAGCACCAGCGGGCGCAGGATCACCGCGAAGGCGAACAGCGTGACGGTCGCGATGCCGGCGATCAGCAGCAGCGCCTGATCGTCGAGCGCCAGCACCGAGCCGAACAGCACGTGCAGCAGGTCGACGTTCGAGCCCTTGGTCGACACGATGGTCACGCCGAGCGCGAGCGACAGCAGGTAGAAGGCCGCCAGACTGGCATCCTCCTTGAGGATGGTCGTGCGGGCGACCGCGCCGGCGCCGACCGCAACCGCGATGCCGGCGGCGAGTCCGCCGATGGTCATCGCCGGCAGCGACAGGCCGGCGACCAGATAGCCGA
This genomic interval carries:
- a CDS encoding metal ABC transporter permease; the encoded protein is MIWDTFFAPFAEFEFMRRALIGAIALALGAAPAGVFLMLRRMSLTGDAMAHAILPGAALGYLVAGLSLPAMTIGGLAAGIAVAVGAGAVARTTILKEDASLAAFYLLSLALGVTIVSTKGSNVDLLHVLFGSVLALDDQALLLIAGIATVTLFAFAVILRPLVLDCIDPNFLRSVSRSGAAVHLVFMTLVVLNLVGGFHALGTLLAVGIMMLPAAAARLWVSDLTALCVVAAGFGIASSYGGLIVSYHESLPAGPSIILVAGVIYMISLVFGRAGGLARDLGRRRHLEA